The stretch of DNA CGAACCTGCTGGGTTACGTCGGTACAAACCACCAATACACTTGATACTACTTCTTTGTCATCGGCTTGGGCTGTTCCCCAATGAGGCTGATAGGTGAAATCAACATATATGGTTTCTAACTGATTATTACGAACAAAATCGACGGGTATTTCTTTGGCGATAAATGGAATACCGGTGGTAAACACGTTTTGCAGGAGTACGTCAAAACCTTGTCCGCGCAGTTCGGGCAAAGCCTCAAGCAGTGGTTTACCAACCAATTGGTCTGCCGAACGGCCAACCAGTTCGCAGTAGAATGGGTTGGTCATCCGAAATGTCAGGTTGTCCTCACTAATGATAGCGATAGCTACCGGCGACTGCTCGAACAACGCCAGTAACTGTTGCTGGCTCTGTTCGATGCGCTGCCTTGCCAGCACCTGTTCGGTTACGTCAACGGCCATGCTCAGGATGCCGTATACGGCCCCGCTAAGGTCGAAAATAGGCTTATACGTAAAGTCGAAATAGTACGTAGCCGATATGCCATTCATACACAGTTCGCCCGGCATTGCTTTGGCTTCATAGACCTCTCCGGAAGCAAAAACAGTGTTTAGCAGGTTCAGATACGACTGAGCAGCCAGTCCGGGGATAGCTTCGATAGCTGGCTTACCGAGAATAGCGGTGCCTTTGCCCAGCATCTGAATCATGCGCTCATTTGCCAGTTCAATCACATGATCCGGGCCTGTCAGGAGCATAGTAGCTATCGGTGCCTCCTGAATCAGTGCCCTGAACATGGCATCGCTGGCTTGTTGCGCTTCTTCGGCCCGTTTGCGTTCGGTAATATCCTGAAGCGTTCCATTGAAGCGAATCACCAACTGGTCAGGGCCAAACTGGGCTTTACCTTTAGCCCGCACAACCCGCTCTTGCCCGGTAGCCGGGTGAACAATGGTATACTCGGTCTCATACTGCCCACCCGATTCATATTGCAACGCCTGCCAGATAGCCTCTGTTACGCGTAGCTGATCGTGTTTGGCAATTGCATCAATCGCTAACGACAACGGAATTTCGTCGTCGGGTTGCAGGCCGAACCAGTCTTTCAGACGAGCATTACCCCTCACGGTGTTCGTTTGCGGATTCAGTTCCCAGACACCCAGTTCGGCTGCGTCGATGGCAAAAGCCAGCTCCATCTCGCTTTCCCGCGCTTTGCGCTGGGCCATTACGGCGTCTATTTCTTCGGTAACGTCCATGGCAATGCCCGCAAACCGGTATACGTCGCCCGTTGTATTGAAATAGCTACGGCCCGTGAAACGCACCCAGCGCAACACCCCATCGGCGGCTCCAAGAGTGCGGTAGGTGGCGTCGTAATAGCCGTCCGAGCGCGGATTCATGGCTTGTCGCACGGCCTCATCAACCCGGCTAACGTCGTCGGGATGAATGTAGCGAATCGCCTGTTCGTAAGGCAATTGATTGTCTTTCACCAGACCGAACAGTTCGCGGCATCGGTCGTCCCAGTTAATAATTTTTGTTACGGGATCAAGTTCCCAGACGCCTAACTGAGCCGCTTTTAAGGCAAACGAAACGTCTAATCGCTCTGTAAGCGGACTGTTGGTTGTAGAGGGCGTAGAATTGCCGTTCATTGGGTGCAGTAACGTTGACTTTGCAAGTTAACAATGTTACTGCACATAATGATTTGCCGCTTAATCAGCTTAGGCCACTGCCACACGCTCCTTTCGGTATAAATTTATAAGCGTGTCGACAGCGTAGTCAATTTCTTCGGGCGTGTTGTATTTCCCGAACGAGAAGCGCACATAGCCACGTTCAGAGTCTATGCCGGGCAGGGCCGCCAGCACGTGCGAACCGACGTTCGAGCCGCTCGAACAGGCCGAGCCACCCGACGCCGAAATTTTGGCAATGTCTAAGTTGAACAGCAGCATATCGCTCATCTCAGATGGCGGCAGGCTCACGTTCAGCACCGTGTACAGACTATTTTCTACATCGGCAGAGTCGCCATTGAAACGGACTTCAGGTAGTTTCTCGCAGAGTTGGTCAATCATCCGGCGTTTCAGGGATGTAATATGGCGTCGGTGCGCGTCCATGTCGCGGTAGGCAATTTCGAGTGCTTTGGCTAAGCCTACAATGCCGTACACGTTTTCGGTGCCGCCCCGCATGTTGCGCTCCTGCGAACCGCCATAAATGAACGGGTGAATTTTGGCCCGCTCTGCATTGACGTACAGAAAACCGACGCCCTTCGGCCCGTGAAATTTATGGCCCGCGCCCACAATGAAATCAACCGGCAGTTGTTGCAGATCGTGCCGGAAATGGCCCATCGTCTGCACCGTATCGGAGTGAAAAATAGCCTTGTATTCCCGACAGAGTTCGCCCACCCGGACCAAATCGAGCAGGTTGCCGATTTCATTGTTGCCGTGCATGAGCGAAACCAGGGAGCGGGGCGTTCCGGCGTTCCGGTTAGTCTGTAACAGCGTCTCCAGATGCGCCAGATCGATGTGACCTTTCTCGTCAACGTTTACAAGACTCAACTTTACAAGCCCCTGTTTAGCAAGGTGTTCGAGCGTATGCAACACGGCATGGTGTTCGAGGGGCGACGTGATGGCGTGGGTCAGGCCGTAGGTTTCGATGCTGCCCCGAATGGCCGTATTATCAGCTTCGGTGCCGCCCGACGTGAAGAAAATTTCGGCGGGTGAGGTGTTCAGCAACGAGGCAACTGTTTTGCGGGCTTTCTCGATAGCCGTTCTGACTTGCCGCCCGTGGCTATGAATAGACGACGGATTGCCGAACTGCTCGGTCATGAGGGGTAGCATGGCGTCAAGCACTTCAGGGTCGAGCCGGGTGGTAGCGGCATTATCGAGATAAACAGGAGCAACGACAGACATAGTCAACTGATTTGTTGGTGCAAAGGTACGGTGATTCGCCCTATCCCGGAAACACTCTATTGGCTTATGGCGTTCTGCAAACACCAGTCTATCTGTTACAATGACGCCTTCGCAGCTTACAGACTTTCTATACGCCGATTTTTTGGAATGGCTTCGAGTGGGACTTCGCTTCCTGCCACGAATCGCCATTGCCATACTTATCCTATTCATTTTCACCTTTTTATCCCGCCGAATCAGCCGGTTAGTAGTACGCGGCTTCGACCGGTTCAGCGACAACATGTCGGTCATCAACCTGACCGGGGCCGTGGTGCGGGTGGTCATTATGGCGGTGGGCCTGTTCACGGCACTGAGCGTATTAGGGCTCGACAAGGCCGTTACGTCATTACTGGCCGGAGCTGGCGTAATTGCGCTGGCACTGGGGTTTGCCTTCCAGGATTTGACGGCCAACTTTATTTCAGGCACTATGATTGCACTCGCCCGCCCCATTCAGGTAGGCGACACTATTGAAACCAACGGCTTCACAGGGGTTGTACTCGACATAAAACTGCGCTCGATTGTTCTCGACAACGGGCAGGGACAGACCGTTGAACTACCCAGCAAAGACGTATTTCAAAAGCCAATTATCAACTTTTCGCGCATCGGGTACCGGCGTATCGAACTGCTGGCGGGCATTTCGTATCTCGATGATCTGGCGTTGGCACAACGAGTGGCGGTGGAGGCCGTGCGGCAGTTACCATTTGTATTGCAAAGCCCATCTACCGAGTTATACTACCGGAATTTCGGCGACAACAATCTGCAATTTGCGCTGTGGTTCTGGATCAATCCAACTCAAACCGGCCCGGCTCTGGCCCTGAGCGAAGCCATCAAAGCTGTAAAAACAGCCTTCACCGAACATCAGATTCTCTTCGTTTTCGCGGGCCACACCTTCGACCTTAAACAGAAGCTGGCCCCACCTACTCCAGCAAACGAGTAGGTAAACGCTTGCCAAAATGCTTCTCAGCGCGTACTTTTACCCAATCTGCCAACTGGTTATTACGCGTTATTACTCTCAATCGACCAGTTTTTTTGTAAACTCATTTGTCCTTACATTGACTATCGACTCTTCTTCCGCGCTGCTCGATGGTTTGCTTAACCATGCCAATCATGCCATCTGCATTGTGGAGGGTGTCCGCAATGCAGCCGATGAGCTTATTGATTTCCGCTATGTGAAGGTGAACCCAATGGCTTACGTACTCAACAAACGCTCGTTTGGCGACATGGTGGGCAGAACCATGCTGGAGCTTTTCCCAGGTATGGATCAGGTAAACGTACCGGGTACGGAAGAAACTCTATTCCGGCGGTTTGTGCGACAGATGCACGAAGACGACAAGCTAACGTATGAGGTTGGCTATCATCAGGACGGCTTCGATGGATACTACGCGGTAACAGCGAGCCGGTTGACCAATTGCCTGATTATTTCCGTAACCGACGTAACCGAACTGCACCGAACCCGCCAGGAAAAACAACAGGCCGATCAACAGCTACGCGAACAGGCCGATCTGTTTACGGCTCTGATGCGGGTAGCGAATCTCGGCCTCAACATACTCGATGTTGTTCGCGATGATACCGGTCAACTAACCGACCTGCACTATCGGCACATTAGCCAGCGTGTGCTCGACGATACGGGCATGACCATTGAGCAGTATCGTAACGCCAGTATGCGCACGTTGTTTCCCGGTATCGAACACAGCCGATTCTGGCAGGGTTTTCAGGATTTATTACGCACGGGTCAACCCCAGCGGTTCGAGGTTAATTACAAGTTTAATGACTGTGAAAACTACTTAGACGTTAGTTACGTACTTCTGGACGAGCGCACTATTTTATCCTCGTACATTATTCTGAACGACGTTCGGCAGGCGCAGCAACGCGCCGAGCAGCAGGCGCAACTGATGTCGTCGATTCTACAAAACACCCAGGCCAACCTGACGTTGCTCGAACCGGTTTACGCGCCCACAG from Spirosoma montaniterrae encodes:
- a CDS encoding mechanosensitive ion channel family protein, yielding MTPSQLTDFLYADFLEWLRVGLRFLPRIAIAILILFIFTFLSRRISRLVVRGFDRFSDNMSVINLTGAVVRVVIMAVGLFTALSVLGLDKAVTSLLAGAGVIALALGFAFQDLTANFISGTMIALARPIQVGDTIETNGFTGVVLDIKLRSIVLDNGQGQTVELPSKDVFQKPIINFSRIGYRRIELLAGISYLDDLALAQRVAVEAVRQLPFVLQSPSTELYYRNFGDNNLQFALWFWINPTQTGPALALSEAIKAVKTAFTEHQILFVFAGHTFDLKQKLAPPTPANE
- a CDS encoding cysteine desulfurase family protein — encoded protein: MSVVAPVYLDNAATTRLDPEVLDAMLPLMTEQFGNPSSIHSHGRQVRTAIEKARKTVASLLNTSPAEIFFTSGGTEADNTAIRGSIETYGLTHAITSPLEHHAVLHTLEHLAKQGLVKLSLVNVDEKGHIDLAHLETLLQTNRNAGTPRSLVSLMHGNNEIGNLLDLVRVGELCREYKAIFHSDTVQTMGHFRHDLQQLPVDFIVGAGHKFHGPKGVGFLYVNAERAKIHPFIYGGSQERNMRGGTENVYGIVGLAKALEIAYRDMDAHRRHITSLKRRMIDQLCEKLPEVRFNGDSADVENSLYTVLNVSLPPSEMSDMLLFNLDIAKISASGGSACSSGSNVGSHVLAALPGIDSERGYVRFSFGKYNTPEEIDYAVDTLINLYRKERVAVA